In a genomic window of Thermoanaerobaculales bacterium:
- a CDS encoding tetratricopeptide repeat protein: MPVKHSADSPSRQSTRADRLMGWKAIAGHLQVSVRTAQRWERLGSLPVHRPAHGSQGPVFAFGAELDAWMAGHPDEDRPETTLQDRPGSIAVLPFADLDGDRATEILADGLTEDLINLLAGIAGLRVVARTSVFHFKNRTADVREIAGLLRVDAVLEGSVRRSGSRARVVAQLIDAGTGCHLWSDRFDHDRKDLFGIQDDIAHAIAGALRSSFAATLGEPPPSPYRGSSDTYELYLEGRYHWNRRTPAGYLKAVDCFRRVLEADPNLARAWSALSMCYAMSTAYSTMSSDDTIERAADAARRALALDPSLAEPHLTLGFMYACYRFDWQAAETQFRRALELEPGMAFAHNLIAAMLLAPTGRWAEAEAHIQRFAELDPVSPLSLQTVARLDLLHRRYDRAIERFRASLALDPALPASLVGLAETLILQERYDEALAELAKVEMPTFGAGYAGYCQARTGRIEEARHTLRRLEELAQAEVAYQVAVLRFGLDDLDGTFAWLNRAVDHPSIWIHWIGVNPFWEPLWSDRRFVAVLERMNLA; encoded by the coding sequence GTGCCGGTCAAGCACTCAGCCGATAGCCCGTCGCGGCAGAGCACTCGAGCCGACCGGCTGATGGGCTGGAAGGCCATTGCCGGGCACCTCCAGGTTTCGGTGCGCACCGCCCAGCGGTGGGAGCGGCTCGGCTCGCTGCCGGTTCACCGGCCGGCACACGGGAGCCAGGGCCCGGTTTTCGCCTTCGGCGCCGAGCTCGACGCCTGGATGGCGGGCCACCCCGACGAGGATCGGCCGGAGACCACGCTCCAGGACCGCCCCGGGTCGATAGCCGTGCTGCCGTTCGCCGACCTCGACGGCGACCGGGCGACCGAGATCCTCGCCGATGGCCTCACCGAGGATCTGATCAACCTGCTCGCCGGCATCGCCGGCCTCCGGGTGGTGGCGCGAACCTCGGTCTTCCACTTCAAGAACCGCACCGCGGACGTGCGCGAGATCGCCGGGCTGCTGAGGGTCGACGCCGTGCTCGAGGGCAGCGTCCGCCGCTCCGGCAGCCGCGCGCGGGTGGTGGCGCAGCTGATCGACGCCGGCACCGGGTGTCACCTCTGGTCGGACCGCTTCGACCACGATCGCAAGGACCTGTTCGGGATCCAGGACGACATCGCGCACGCCATCGCCGGTGCGCTTCGCAGCTCGTTCGCCGCAACGCTCGGCGAGCCGCCGCCCAGCCCCTACCGCGGCAGCTCCGACACCTACGAGCTCTACCTCGAGGGGCGCTACCACTGGAACAGACGCACCCCTGCCGGGTACCTCAAGGCGGTGGACTGCTTCAGGCGCGTGCTCGAGGCCGACCCCAACCTGGCACGGGCATGGTCCGCGCTGTCCATGTGCTATGCCATGTCGACCGCGTACTCGACAATGTCGAGCGACGACACCATCGAGCGCGCCGCCGACGCGGCGCGCAGAGCGCTGGCCCTGGATCCCTCGCTCGCCGAGCCGCACCTGACGCTCGGCTTCATGTACGCCTGCTACCGCTTCGACTGGCAGGCTGCCGAGACCCAGTTTCGACGCGCCCTCGAGCTCGAGCCCGGCATGGCGTTCGCCCACAACCTCATCGCCGCCATGCTCCTGGCCCCGACCGGGCGCTGGGCCGAGGCCGAGGCGCACATCCAGCGGTTCGCCGAGCTCGACCCGGTCTCGCCGCTGTCGCTGCAGACAGTGGCAAGGCTGGATCTGCTCCATCGCCGGTACGACCGCGCCATCGAGCGCTTCCGCGCCTCGCTGGCGCTCGACCCGGCGCTGCCGGCGTCGCTCGTCGGCCTGGCCGAAACCCTGATCCTGCAGGAGCGGTACGACGAGGCGCTTGCCGAGCTCGCCAAGGTCGAGATGCCCACCTTCGGCGCCGGCTACGCGGGCTACTGCCAGGCCAGGACGGGGCGGATCGAGGAGGCCCGCCACACCCTGCGACGGCTCGAGGAGCTGGCGCAGGCCGAGGTCGCGTACCAGGTCGCGGTGCTGCGGTTCGGCCTCGATGACCTCGACGGAACATTCGCCTGGCTCAACCGCGCGGTCGACCATCCCAGCATCTGGATTCACTGGATCGGCGTGAATCCGTTCTGGGAGCCGCTGTGGAGTGACCGGCGCTTCGTCGCCGTGCTCGAGCGGATGAACCTCGCCTGA
- a CDS encoding inorganic phosphate transporter codes for MLALVVGLVALALVFNFLNGMNDAANSIATVVSTRVLTPRLAVAWAAFFNLVAPFLFGVNVASTIGTGVVVPSIVTPMMLLAVLVSSIVWTHVCTRAGLPISVSHALVGALVGAGLVKAGPDCLVVSGLAKIMIFIVLAPLIGLALGAALIIAVMWVCRRAAPGPVDRWFRRLQLVSAALYSLGHGANDAQKTMGIIAVLLFSTGYLGGSFFVPVWVILACGAAISLGTLAGGWKVIETLGMRMTKMQPIHGFCAETAAAASILMSTVGGIPVSTTHTITGSIIGVGLPTRLGAIRWGIAYRIVWAWILTIPASALFAAATWWLISLAGLAD; via the coding sequence GTGCTCGCGTTGGTCGTTGGCTTGGTGGCGCTGGCGCTGGTGTTCAACTTCCTCAATGGCATGAACGACGCCGCGAACTCGATCGCCACCGTGGTGTCGACCCGGGTTCTCACGCCACGGCTCGCGGTTGCCTGGGCGGCATTCTTCAACCTGGTAGCGCCCTTTCTCTTCGGTGTGAACGTCGCATCGACGATCGGCACCGGGGTTGTCGTTCCCAGCATCGTGACGCCGATGATGCTGTTGGCCGTTCTGGTGAGCTCGATCGTGTGGACCCACGTATGTACCCGGGCCGGACTGCCGATCAGCGTCTCCCACGCCCTGGTCGGCGCCCTGGTCGGGGCCGGGCTCGTCAAGGCGGGACCGGACTGTCTCGTCGTCTCCGGACTGGCCAAGATCATGATCTTCATCGTGCTCGCACCTCTGATCGGGCTGGCGCTCGGTGCGGCACTCATCATCGCGGTGATGTGGGTGTGCCGGCGCGCGGCGCCCGGCCCGGTCGACCGCTGGTTCCGGCGCCTGCAGCTCGTCTCGGCCGCCCTCTACAGCCTGGGTCACGGCGCCAACGACGCCCAGAAGACGATGGGCATCATCGCGGTGCTGCTATTCAGCACCGGCTACCTCGGCGGCAGCTTCTTCGTGCCCGTTTGGGTGATCCTCGCCTGCGGGGCCGCGATCTCGCTCGGGACCCTGGCCGGCGGCTGGAAGGTCATCGAAACCCTGGGCATGAGGATGACCAAGATGCAGCCTATTCACGGCTTCTGTGCCGAGACCGCGGCCGCCGCCTCGATCCTCATGTCGACTGTCGGCGGCATCCCGGTGTCGACGACTCACACCATCACCGGCAGCATCATCGGCGTCGGCCTCCCGACCAGGCTCGGGGCCATCCGCTGGGGGATCGCCTACCGCATCGTCTGGGCCTGGATCCTGACCATCCCGGCCTCGGCGCTGTTCGCCGCGGCGACGTGGTGGCTGATCTCACTGGCCGGCCTCGCCGACTGA
- a CDS encoding GGDEF domain-containing protein, whose product MRYELTRHLHFRDREIERDFRARDNLASVRPARFCYLSGSALWAGFGLVDVLVASEHLQALWAIRFGIGLPTLALALIATYVTSLQKGLKTIGFLVTIICGSSIIAMVAVLDAPASDLYYVGLILVLFYSYILAQLSFLQAAISGSFLFLFYEIILFNKSSNMDVLVNNTSFVISTIYIGLFACRTLETHRRTDYARRRTIADVNRRLSELTVQLSHLSSHDDLTGLLNRRRLQTAFTEATNRIEVLREATAVMLIDVDDFKQVNDQYGHDVGDEVLEQVGDAIRRNVRAEDTAFRYGGDEFLILLPGRSAVGSAATATRIAAAFREWAGAAAMPAGTGVGVSIGVTEVVSSLDTLRYVMQLADAAMYEAKRRGKGRIVIQPRSRDAAPEPRSEARDPHHLSLAGREGKPLGGHTHRRRRRL is encoded by the coding sequence GTGCGATACGAATTGACGCGCCACCTCCACTTTCGCGACCGCGAGATTGAACGCGACTTCCGCGCTCGCGACAATCTCGCGAGCGTCCGCCCAGCTCGCTTCTGCTACCTATCTGGATCAGCGCTTTGGGCGGGGTTCGGTTTGGTCGACGTACTGGTTGCATCAGAGCACCTGCAAGCTCTCTGGGCGATTCGCTTTGGGATCGGCTTGCCCACCCTCGCGTTGGCGCTGATCGCGACCTATGTGACGAGCCTCCAAAAGGGACTGAAGACAATTGGATTCCTGGTCACAATCATTTGCGGAAGTTCAATTATCGCAATGGTGGCGGTGCTAGATGCTCCGGCATCAGACCTTTATTATGTAGGCCTTATCCTCGTCCTTTTTTACTCCTATATACTCGCTCAACTCTCATTTCTGCAGGCAGCGATATCAGGATCTTTTCTGTTTCTTTTCTATGAAATCATCCTGTTCAATAAGTCATCAAATATGGATGTGTTGGTGAACAACACCTCGTTCGTCATCTCGACGATATACATTGGGCTCTTTGCCTGTAGGACACTTGAGACGCACCGCAGAACGGATTACGCAAGGCGTCGGACAATTGCGGATGTCAATCGTCGACTGAGTGAACTCACGGTTCAGCTTTCACATCTTAGCTCGCACGACGATCTCACAGGATTGCTTAACCGGCGTCGGCTGCAGACAGCATTCACTGAGGCGACGAATCGCATTGAGGTACTTCGGGAGGCGACCGCGGTGATGCTGATCGATGTCGACGATTTCAAGCAGGTTAATGACCAGTACGGTCACGACGTCGGCGACGAGGTGCTCGAGCAGGTCGGCGACGCGATCCGCAGAAACGTGCGCGCCGAAGACACGGCTTTTCGCTACGGAGGTGACGAGTTCCTGATCCTCCTTCCCGGCAGGTCCGCTGTCGGGAGCGCCGCCACGGCGACTCGAATCGCCGCCGCGTTTCGGGAGTGGGCAGGCGCCGCAGCCATGCCGGCCGGCACCGGCGTCGGCGTCAGCATCGGCGTGACCGAGGTCGTGTCCTCCCTCGACACGCTGCGCTACGTGATGCAGCTCGCCGACGCTGCGATGTATGAAGCCAAACGTCGCGGGAAGGGCAGGATCGTGATTCAACCTCGGTCCCGCGACGCTGCCCCCGAGCCTCGCTCAGAAGCGAGGGATCCACACCACCTTTCCCTGGCGGGCCGTGAGGGCAAGCCGCTCGGCGGCCACACCCATCGGCGGCGCCGCAGGCTGTAA
- a CDS encoding DUF47 family protein produces the protein MRSIIPRDDEFFDLFDALTAHIVDGVRVLHEMLVSGQDVEAFAQRLHECEHRGDETVHKALAHLHRTFVTPLDRNDIHHLVTRLDDILDLANAAGSRLALYRPRTWRQEAVALASTLVGSAEVVQEMVGLLRTFKHKKRILELTVAANSLENEADGVRRAAVAGLLAEEKDPFEFMKWKEIIDFIEEATDRCENVADIVEGIVLAHG, from the coding sequence ATGCGTTCGATCATCCCGCGTGATGATGAGTTCTTCGATCTGTTCGATGCCCTCACCGCGCACATCGTCGATGGGGTCCGCGTGCTGCACGAGATGCTGGTCTCCGGCCAGGATGTCGAGGCATTTGCCCAGCGGCTCCACGAGTGCGAGCACCGCGGCGACGAGACGGTGCACAAGGCGCTGGCCCATCTGCACCGGACCTTCGTCACGCCGCTCGACCGCAACGACATCCACCACCTGGTCACTCGGCTTGACGACATCCTTGACCTCGCGAATGCCGCGGGGTCGCGGCTCGCGCTCTACCGGCCTCGCACGTGGCGGCAAGAGGCGGTTGCGCTCGCGTCCACCTTGGTCGGCTCGGCCGAGGTGGTCCAGGAGATGGTCGGTCTGCTGCGCACGTTCAAGCACAAGAAGAGGATCCTCGAGCTCACGGTGGCCGCCAACAGCCTCGAGAACGAGGCCGACGGCGTGAGGCGTGCTGCCGTCGCCGGCCTGCTCGCCGAGGAGAAGGACCCGTTCGAGTTCATGAAGTGGAAGGAGATCATCGACTTCATCGAGGAGGCCACCGACCGCTGCGAGAACGTGGCCGACATCGTCGAGGGCATCGTCCTCGCGCACGGGTAG
- a CDS encoding TonB-dependent receptor has translation MTGIRSIAAACLVAIPAAVTAQVDTADLVVAAVADEDVPLAGVVVTVRSTETGLQRTAVTDSLGESMIVSLAPGGWWVSAVRDGFRAPDPRIAVLRVGQRARVELVLRPTVSDTIAVSGELPVVDLYKQDVSTNILPEQITTLPVPDRRFERLAFLSSNVQPDRAEFFDRGGSPVLANAGTGWANVYLVDGLDLSEPTNGQVAIRIGQDAIREFRAVSQRFDAEVGQTTGGGLAVVTKSGTNEVQGSLFGFVRSDALRAQGELEQDEVDFSRWHGGFTLGGPIARDRTHYFAAFEHVDEDDIALFRPGGAFAGLAKDVPFPTTQTTALVSLEHAFSSASSGTARLAAERYRRDNYQVGGVASPESGWSFDGDTLALLLGHTWVVSPDRLNDLRVLGLRTAYVGRLNSTERTEWLSFGTTLRTGANITGSSSLDEDRFQLQDTFHWQLGRGHDLRAGILYQHDHTPMTQERYEAGVLFYATDDRSFPVMYLFGTGSSAVTYSTDLIGLFIQDDWRPTARLTLGLGLRYDLDLNGTNPDFSHPLAGDRSRDGDNIQPRFGFTWDLAGDGRTVIRGGVGRYVGRLNHIPPAFELQFNGETGRVLQSRVGIPGLPLDPNDPDTSGWLLPPDAILLADDLEAPESVQLSLGVSRQLGHTGLVFEADAVYVEGDNELVFRDTNWGGNDNPVRPNPDYNKIDRYTSEGHSSYAALALGLSGTLGGGHLLMSSITFSDKKNIWDDAIGTVTPSDPADIEGEWGRSNTDERVTLVVSGIFRLPWGLALAPVYRYGSGRPWTAYAGYDLNGDGQQWDRLPGDDRMGQDGPRLSQLDLRLTKAFSIADRDQLELIVEAFNLFNTSNYDVVSVDGARFYQVFDPATMQLQTLANSRFGSYTATLSPREIQLGLRYVF, from the coding sequence ATGACCGGCATTCGGAGCATCGCGGCGGCATGTCTTGTCGCCATTCCGGCGGCAGTGACGGCTCAGGTCGACACCGCCGACCTCGTTGTCGCTGCAGTGGCGGACGAGGACGTGCCGCTGGCGGGCGTCGTGGTGACCGTGCGCTCGACCGAAACCGGCCTCCAGCGCACCGCCGTGACCGACTCCCTGGGCGAGTCCATGATCGTGTCACTCGCTCCCGGCGGCTGGTGGGTCTCTGCGGTGCGCGACGGCTTCCGCGCCCCCGACCCGAGGATCGCGGTGCTTCGGGTCGGGCAGCGGGCCCGGGTCGAGCTCGTCCTGCGGCCGACGGTCTCCGACACCATCGCCGTCAGCGGCGAGCTGCCGGTGGTCGATCTCTACAAGCAGGACGTCTCGACCAACATCCTCCCCGAGCAGATCACCACCCTGCCGGTGCCCGACCGGCGGTTCGAGCGGCTGGCCTTTCTGTCGTCGAACGTGCAGCCTGACCGCGCTGAGTTCTTCGACCGCGGCGGCAGCCCGGTGCTCGCCAACGCCGGCACCGGCTGGGCCAACGTCTACCTGGTCGACGGCCTCGACCTGTCCGAGCCCACCAACGGGCAGGTCGCGATCCGGATCGGCCAGGATGCGATTCGCGAGTTTCGCGCGGTCAGCCAGCGGTTCGACGCCGAGGTCGGCCAGACCACCGGCGGCGGGCTGGCGGTGGTCACCAAGAGCGGCACCAACGAGGTGCAGGGATCGCTCTTCGGCTTTGTCCGGTCCGACGCGCTGCGCGCGCAAGGGGAGCTCGAGCAAGACGAGGTGGACTTCTCACGCTGGCATGGGGGGTTCACTTTGGGCGGGCCGATTGCCCGCGACCGGACGCACTACTTCGCGGCCTTCGAGCACGTCGACGAGGACGACATCGCGTTGTTCCGTCCCGGCGGCGCGTTCGCTGGCCTGGCCAAGGATGTGCCGTTCCCGACGACTCAGACCACTGCCCTCGTCAGCCTCGAACACGCCTTCTCGTCCGCGAGCTCCGGCACCGCCAGGCTGGCCGCGGAGCGGTATCGCAGGGACAACTACCAGGTCGGCGGTGTGGCCTCCCCGGAATCGGGTTGGAGCTTCGACGGAGACACCCTGGCGCTGCTGCTCGGCCACACCTGGGTCGTCTCGCCGGACCGGCTCAACGACCTGCGCGTCCTCGGGCTTCGCACGGCATACGTGGGGCGACTGAACTCCACAGAGCGAACCGAGTGGTTGTCCTTTGGGACCACGCTGCGCACCGGAGCCAACATCACGGGATCGAGCTCGCTCGACGAGGATCGCTTCCAGCTCCAGGACACATTCCACTGGCAGCTCGGACGCGGGCACGACCTCAGGGCCGGGATCCTCTACCAGCACGACCACACGCCCATGACGCAGGAACGATACGAGGCAGGCGTGCTCTTCTACGCAACCGACGACCGGTCCTTTCCGGTGATGTATCTGTTCGGCACGGGCTCGAGCGCGGTCACTTATTCGACCGATCTGATCGGGCTGTTCATCCAGGACGACTGGCGGCCCACCGCCCGGCTCACCCTCGGCCTCGGTCTGAGGTACGACCTCGACCTCAACGGGACCAACCCGGACTTCAGCCACCCGCTGGCCGGCGACCGGAGCCGCGACGGTGACAATATCCAGCCACGATTCGGCTTCACCTGGGACCTCGCGGGCGACGGCCGCACCGTCATCCGTGGCGGCGTCGGCCGCTACGTCGGCCGCCTCAACCACATTCCGCCTGCCTTCGAGCTGCAGTTCAACGGCGAGACCGGCCGGGTGCTGCAGAGCAGGGTCGGCATCCCCGGCTTGCCGTTGGACCCGAACGATCCCGACACCAGCGGCTGGCTGCTGCCGCCGGACGCGATCCTCCTCGCCGACGACCTCGAGGCCCCGGAGTCGGTCCAGCTGAGCCTCGGCGTCAGCCGGCAGCTGGGCCACACCGGGCTGGTGTTCGAGGCAGACGCGGTCTACGTCGAGGGTGACAACGAGCTGGTCTTCCGCGACACCAACTGGGGCGGCAACGACAACCCGGTGCGGCCCAACCCCGACTACAACAAGATCGATCGCTACACGAGCGAAGGGCACTCGAGCTACGCCGCGCTCGCCCTTGGGCTCAGCGGCACGCTTGGCGGTGGCCACCTGCTGATGTCGTCGATCACCTTCTCCGACAAGAAGAACATCTGGGACGACGCCATCGGGACGGTCACCCCGAGCGACCCTGCCGACATCGAGGGCGAGTGGGGGCGCAGCAACACCGACGAGCGCGTCACCCTGGTCGTCAGCGGGATCTTCCGGCTGCCGTGGGGGCTGGCCTTGGCGCCGGTGTACCGCTACGGCAGCGGCCGGCCGTGGACCGCCTACGCCGGCTACGACCTCAACGGCGACGGCCAGCAGTGGGACCGGCTGCCCGGCGACGACCGCATGGGCCAGGACGGCCCGCGACTGAGCCAGCTCGACCTGCGGCTGACCAAGGCATTCTCGATTGCCGATCGCGATCAGCTCGAGCTCATCGTCGAGGCGTTCAACCTCTTCAACACCAGCAACTACGATGTTGTTTCGGTGGACGGCGCTCGCTTCTATCAGGTCTTTGACCCGGCCACCATGCAGCTGCAGACACTGGCGAACTCGCGCTTCGGAAGCTATACGGCGACCCTCTCACCTCGCGAGATCCAGCTCGGCCTGCGCTACGTCTTCTGA
- a CDS encoding c-type cytochrome yields the protein MKRPVCITPVVTGMCALVAVAWGRGSRQPTPPLGLTEAQTAGWQAYVDLNCASCHGENREGKRSGPTLHGLVEHWSAEQLVSYLADPDAVVKANPRLAYKAEQYAIAMPAVSGKSPGYAGKVSEATLAALAQYMLVDVR from the coding sequence GTGAAACGACCTGTCTGCATCACGCCCGTCGTCACAGGAATGTGCGCTCTGGTCGCCGTCGCGTGGGGCCGCGGGTCACGGCAGCCGACGCCGCCGCTGGGACTCACCGAAGCTCAGACCGCCGGCTGGCAGGCCTACGTCGACCTCAACTGCGCGAGCTGCCACGGCGAGAACCGCGAGGGCAAGCGGTCCGGGCCCACCCTGCACGGCCTCGTCGAGCACTGGTCGGCCGAGCAGCTGGTCAGCTACCTCGCCGACCCGGACGCCGTGGTCAAGGCAAACCCGCGCCTCGCCTACAAGGCCGAGCAGTACGCCATCGCCATGCCGGCGGTGTCCGGGAAATCTCCCGGCTACGCCGGCAAGGTCTCTGAAGCGACGCTGGCTGCCCTCGCGCAGTACATGCTCGTCGACGTCCGGTAA
- a CDS encoding IS630 family transposase, whose product MRRQRLLELSASDREELERRLRCRSGRAEDARRARVLLMLADGATYDAIQGAVGCGRAYVSRWRTRFEAEGIGGLYSRYQGAPRRVLTARMEARILARTRTKPKDGSTHWTTRKLARELGIHHMAVQRVWARAGIKPHRIERYMASDDPEFEAKAADILALYLNPPQHAAVFCVDEKNDIQALDRLDPLLPFSPGRLERHGFEYYRHGTVSLLAAFDTETGTVFGQPVPRHTSAEFVAFLAQAVAREPRDREIHIVLDKLSTHKTQRVREFLDEHPTVHLHFTPTYSSWLNQVELWFSKIERDVIARGVFTSTKDLARKLMRYIRRYNQTPKPIKWNYSDPSRRIRPTSSTSTVTGH is encoded by the coding sequence ATGCGAAGACAGAGGCTGCTTGAGCTGAGCGCGAGTGATCGAGAGGAGCTGGAGCGGCGGCTGCGTTGCCGGAGCGGGCGGGCGGAGGACGCGCGGCGGGCGCGGGTGCTTCTGATGCTGGCGGACGGGGCGACGTACGACGCGATCCAGGGCGCGGTGGGGTGTGGGCGTGCGTACGTGAGCCGGTGGCGGACGCGGTTCGAGGCGGAGGGGATCGGCGGGCTGTACAGCCGGTATCAGGGGGCACCCCGCCGTGTGCTGACGGCGAGGATGGAAGCCCGGATCCTGGCGAGGACGCGGACGAAGCCGAAGGATGGCTCGACGCACTGGACGACGCGCAAGCTAGCGCGGGAGCTTGGGATCCACCACATGGCAGTGCAGCGGGTGTGGGCGCGGGCGGGGATCAAGCCTCACCGGATCGAGCGATACATGGCGTCAGACGATCCGGAGTTTGAGGCCAAGGCAGCGGATATCTTGGCGCTGTATCTGAATCCACCGCAGCATGCGGCGGTGTTCTGCGTCGACGAGAAGAACGACATTCAAGCCCTGGACCGGCTTGACCCTTTGTTGCCGTTTTCGCCGGGGCGCCTGGAGCGGCATGGCTTCGAGTACTACCGTCACGGAACCGTGTCATTGCTGGCTGCTTTCGACACCGAGACGGGGACGGTCTTCGGCCAACCGGTGCCGCGCCACACTAGCGCAGAGTTCGTTGCCTTCCTGGCACAAGCGGTTGCCCGCGAGCCGCGCGACCGCGAGATCCACATCGTCCTGGACAAACTTTCGACCCACAAGACACAACGCGTCCGGGAGTTTCTCGACGAGCATCCCACCGTCCACCTGCACTTCACGCCGACCTACTCCTCGTGGCTCAACCAGGTCGAACTCTGGTTCTCCAAGATCGAACGTGACGTCATCGCCCGTGGCGTCTTCACCTCAACCAAGGACCTCGCCAGAAAACTCATGCGCTACATCCGCCGCTACAACCAAACACCAAAACCCATCAAGTGGAACTACTCCGACCCCAGCCGTCGAATCCGCCCTACCAGTTCCACTTCAACCGTTACAGGCCACTAG
- a CDS encoding IS630 family transposase — translation MRKQRLLELRGIDREELERRARSRRERAEDARRARVLFMLAEGATYDAIQCAVGCGRAYVSRWRTRFESEGIGGLYSRYQRSPRRLLTAKMEARILAMTRLKPRDGSTHWTTKKLTRELGIHHMAVQRAWARVEIKPHRIERHMASDDRDIDPKAAGILVLYLNPPQHAAVFCVDETSHIQALVRLDHVLPFSPGRVERHGFEYYRHGTLSLMAAFDTKTGTVFSQPTTRHTSAEFVAFLAQVVGREPADREIHIVLDTLPNHNTQRVREFLAEHPNVHLHFTPTYSSWIDLVELWFSKSEREVIAPGVFTSTHDLARRLMRYIRRCNQIPKPIKWKFSDPTRRIHSKSSTLTDTGH, via the coding sequence ATGCGAAAGCAACGGCTTCTCGAGTTGCGTGGGATTGATCGAGAGGAGTTGGAGCGGCGGGCGCGATCGCGGCGCGAGCGAGCAGAAGACGCGCGGCGGGCGCGGGTACTGTTCATGCTCGCGGAGGGGGCGACGTACGACGCGATTCAGTGTGCGGTGGGGTGTGGCCGTGCGTATGTGAGCCGGTGGCGGACGCGATTTGAATCTGAGGGGATTGGGGGGCTGTACAGCCGGTATCAGCGTTCACCTCGCCGGTTGCTGACGGCGAAGATGGAGGCGCGGATTCTGGCGATGACGAGATTGAAGCCGAGGGACGGGTCGACGCACTGGACGACGAAGAAGTTGACGCGGGAACTTGGAATCCACCACATGGCGGTGCAGCGGGCATGGGCGCGGGTGGAGATCAAGCCGCATCGGATCGAGAGGCACATGGCATCAGACGATCGGGATATTGATCCCAAGGCGGCGGGCATTCTGGTGCTGTACTTGAATCCGCCACAACACGCGGCGGTGTTCTGTGTGGACGAGACGAGCCACATTCAAGCGCTGGTCCGGCTCGATCATGTCTTGCCGTTCTCGCCGGGTCGCGTGGAGCGCCATGGTTTCGAGTACTACCGCCACGGAACCCTGTCATTGATGGCGGCGTTTGACACCAAGACGGGGACAGTCTTTAGTCAACCGACGACGCGCCACACCAGTGCAGAGTTCGTTGCATTCCTCGCGCAGGTGGTTGGCCGCGAGCCGGCCGACCGCGAGATCCACATCGTCCTGGACACCCTACCGAACCACAATACACAACGCGTTCGGGAGTTCCTTGCCGAACACCCCAACGTCCACCTGCACTTCACCCCGACCTACTCATCATGGATCGATCTGGTTGAGCTCTGGTTTTCAAAGAGCGAACGCGAGGTCATCGCCCCCGGCGTCTTCACCTCCACGCACGACCTCGCCAGGAGACTCATGCGATACATTCGTCGCTGCAACCAGATCCCCAAACCCATCAAGTGGAAATTCTCCGACCCCACTCGTAGGATTCACTCGAAGAGTTCCACTTTGACCGATACGGGTCACTAA